The following coding sequences lie in one Prionailurus viverrinus isolate Anna chromosome X, UM_Priviv_1.0, whole genome shotgun sequence genomic window:
- the YY2 gene encoding transcription factor YY2: MASEDSLNIPPENSELLKDITELRQIHMEAVPVETVPVEAVPVETMSMETMTEYEIIHGSWVHGGHHQPPLIALQPLFTSNSSQGDHDQDIIMVQTQEEVVGYYESDDLQASNNFEDQVVIPLGEDDDFQQTLASLAASASSSAVSHSRKRSSQSKKASGKKNYTDSEAHGGSSSSEIGSKKWEQKQVQIKTLEDEFSITLWPPDDQRDQETGKIEKSAPDYSEYLTGKKLPPEGLPGIDLSDPKQLAEFTKMKPKKKEDAPRTVACPHKGCEKMFKDNSALRKHLHIHGPRVHVCAECGKAFVESSKLKRHQLVHTGEKPFQCTFEGCGKRFSLDFNLRTHVRIHTGDRPYVCPFDGCNKKFAQSTNLKSHILTHAKNKNSQ; the protein is encoded by the coding sequence ATGGCCTCAGAGGACTCTCTCAACATCCCCCCAGAAAATTCAGAGTTACTTAAAGATATTACGGAGCTGCGCCAGATCCACATGGAGGCCGTGCCTGTGGAGACCGTGCCTGTGGAGGCCGTCCCTGTGGAGACTATGTCGATGGAAACCATGACAGAGTACGAGATTATCCACGGCAGTTGGGTCCACGGAGGCCACCACCAGCCGCCTCTGATCGCGCTGCAGCCGCTGTTTACCAGCAACTCGAGCCAAGGAGACCACGACCAGGACATAATCATGGTGCAGACGCAGGAGGAAGTGGTGGGCTACTACGAGTCAGACGATCTGCAGGCCAGCAACAATTTCGAGGACCAGGTGGTCATCCCGCTCGGTGAAGACGACGATTTCCAGCAGACCCTGGCTTCCTTGGCAGCTTCAGCGTCGTCGTCAGCGGTCAGCCACAGCAGGAAGCGCAGCAGCCAAAGCAAGAAGGCGAGCGGTAAGAAGAATTACACTGATAGTGAGGCCCATGGGGGAAGTAGCAGCTCTGAGATTGGCAGCAAGAAGTGGGAGCAGAAGCAGGTGCagatcaaaaccctggaggatgAGTTCTCCATCACCCTGTGGCCCCCAGATGACCAAAGAGACCAGGAGACAGGGAAGATTGAGAAATCAGCTCCTGATTATTCAGAGTACCTGACAGGGAAGAAGCTTCCTCCTGAAGGACTACCTGGTATTGATCTCTCAGATCCTAAACAACTAGCAGAATTTactaaaatgaaaccaaaaaaaaaagaagatgctcCAAGAACAGTAGCTTGTCCTCATAAAGGTTGCGAGAAGATGTTCAAGGATAACTCTGCTTTGCGAAAACATCTGCACATCCACGGTCCTAGAGTCCACGTATGTGCAGAATGTGGCAAAGCTTTTGTCGAGAGCTCCAAACTAAAACGACATCAGCTGGTGcacactggagagaagccctTTCAGTGCACATTTGAAGGCTGCGGAAAACGCTTTTCCCTGGATTTCAATTTGCGTACACATGTGCGAATCCATACCGGAGACAGGCCCTACGTGTGCCCCTTTGATGGTTGTAATAAGAAGTTTGCTCAGTCAACTAACCTGAAATCTCATATCTTAACgcatgctaaaaacaaaaacagccagtAA